The following proteins are encoded in a genomic region of Arcobacter cloacae:
- the rfbA gene encoding glucose-1-phosphate thymidylyltransferase RfbA encodes MKGIILAGGSGTRLYPITKGVSKQLVPIYDKPMIYYPLSVLMLAGIKEVLIITTPQDQPSFINLLGDGKDLGMRFEYVIQPSPDGLAQAFILGEEFLDGDDACLVLGDNIFYGHGLTELLAKSVKNIKDENKATVFGYYVSDPQRYGVAEFNDSGDVISIEEKPNNPKSNYAVVGLYFYPNDVVKKAKEVKPSDRGELEITTLNQDYLNENRLKVELMGRGYAWLDTGTHESLLEASTFIQTIEHRQSLKVACLEEIAYEMGYISKEKLLELAEPLKKNQYGQYLITRANQPRRMK; translated from the coding sequence ATGAAAGGGATAATCCTAGCAGGAGGGAGTGGGACAAGATTGTATCCAATAACAAAGGGTGTAAGTAAACAATTAGTTCCAATCTATGATAAACCTATGATATATTATCCTTTGTCTGTTTTAATGCTAGCAGGTATAAAAGAAGTATTAATTATTACAACTCCTCAAGATCAACCTAGTTTTATAAATCTTTTAGGTGATGGAAAAGATTTGGGTATGAGATTTGAATATGTAATTCAACCAAGCCCAGATGGACTAGCACAAGCATTTATTTTAGGTGAAGAGTTTTTGGATGGTGATGATGCATGTTTAGTCCTTGGTGATAATATTTTTTATGGTCATGGATTGACAGAACTTTTAGCAAAAAGTGTAAAAAATATAAAAGATGAAAATAAAGCTACAGTATTTGGTTACTATGTTTCGGATCCGCAAAGATATGGAGTTGCAGAATTTAATGATAGTGGAGATGTAATCTCTATTGAAGAAAAACCAAATAACCCAAAATCAAATTATGCCGTTGTAGGATTGTATTTTTATCCAAATGATGTAGTAAAAAAAGCAAAAGAAGTAAAACCAAGTGATCGTGGTGAACTAGAAATTACAACTTTAAATCAAGATTACCTAAATGAAAATAGATTAAAAGTTGAACTTATGGGAAGAGGATACGCTTGGCTTGATACAGGAACACATGAATCACTTCTTGAAGCAAGTACTTTTATACAAACTATAGAACATAGACAAAGTCTAAAAGTAGCCTGTCTTGAAGAAATAGCTTATGAAATGGGATATATTTCAAAAGAAAAACTTCTTGAATTAGCAGAACCTTTAAAGAAAAACCAATATGGACAATATCTAATAACTAGAGCAAATCAACCAAGAAGGATGAAATAA
- a CDS encoding lipid A biosynthesis acyltransferase, producing MKRKIKDYFRYFLYIVFRFVFLITPKFIMKKILQFLAFFAYKFNKKHKSIAKANLDLVYQNKIDEKRKEEIIYNSYKSLIFNMYEFMENQTISKEEMFKKANIINADIIQKAHDENRKIIYITAHYGGWELTLPYIALMFGEIAVVNRKMDNPHIQKLYAQARSKNKITMLEKQVAAKGMIKAFKDNKAVAVVIDQHIGSGVDVLFLGQKDAATDSTARLALKFDAIIIPIFTVCNDFRDYTINVGEAIDVKTLEFKTDDKIQELTQLQNDLITKQVFLKPDYWLWQHKRFKKYHNDIYKKEKSV from the coding sequence ATGAAAAGAAAAATTAAGGATTATTTTCGATATTTTTTATATATTGTTTTTAGATTTGTTTTTTTAATAACTCCTAAATTTATAATGAAAAAAATCTTACAATTTTTAGCTTTTTTTGCTTATAAATTTAATAAAAAACATAAAAGTATTGCAAAAGCAAATCTTGATTTAGTTTATCAAAACAAAATAGATGAAAAAAGAAAAGAAGAGATTATTTATAACTCTTATAAATCTTTGATTTTTAATATGTATGAATTTATGGAAAATCAAACTATTTCAAAAGAAGAGATGTTTAAAAAAGCAAATATTATAAATGCAGATATAATTCAAAAAGCCCATGATGAAAATAGAAAAATTATATATATAACTGCTCATTATGGTGGCTGGGAATTGACTTTACCTTATATTGCTTTAATGTTTGGAGAAATAGCAGTTGTAAATAGAAAAATGGATAATCCACATATTCAAAAACTTTATGCACAAGCAAGAAGTAAAAATAAAATCACAATGTTAGAAAAACAAGTTGCAGCAAAAGGAATGATAAAAGCTTTTAAAGATAATAAAGCAGTTGCTGTTGTAATCGATCAGCATATAGGAAGTGGAGTTGATGTTTTATTTTTAGGACAAAAAGATGCTGCAACTGATTCCACAGCAAGATTAGCATTGAAATTTGATGCTATTATTATTCCTATTTTTACAGTTTGTAATGATTTTAGAGATTACACTATTAATGTTGGTGAAGCTATTGATGTTAAAACATTAGAGTTTAAAACAGATGATAAAATACAAGAACTAACGCAACTTCAAAATGATTTGATAACAAAACAAGTTTTTTTAAAACCTGATTATTGGTTGTGGCAACATAAAAGATTTAAAAAATATCACAATGATATTTATAAAAAGGAAAAAAGTGTCTAA
- a CDS encoding YfhL family 4Fe-4S dicluster ferredoxin, with translation MSLMITDECIACDACREECPNYAIEEGDPIYVIDPDRCTECVGHYEEPQCVEVCPVDCIIIDPDNEETMEELKFKYEQLMEEEN, from the coding sequence ATGTCTTTAATGATTACTGATGAATGTATCGCATGTGATGCATGTAGAGAAGAGTGCCCAAATTATGCTATCGAAGAGGGTGATCCAATTTATGTAATTGATCCTGATAGATGTACAGAGTGTGTTGGACATTATGAAGAGCCACAATGTGTTGAAGTTTGTCCAGTTGACTGTATCATAATAGATCCAGATAACGAAGAGACAATGGAAGAGTTAAAGTTCAAATATGAACAACTAATGGAAGAAGAAAATTAA
- a CDS encoding Ppx/GppA phosphatase family protein, with protein sequence MSKVTTIIDIGSNSMRMVVLQKSSRFAFNLINETKSRVKISEGCYENNGNLQEIPMQRAYESLKSFLNISNALKSRKIICVATSALRDAPNSNVFISKVKKDLGLNIKVIDGEKEAYYGGVAASNLLHDDTFVTVDIGGGSTEFSFVKNGKIEKSISLNIGTVRIKELYFNKNNTEGAKNYILDNLKKIFELDIEIPKKVVGIGGSIRALSKIVMAKKEYPLDILHGFTYDARAEISFFDRISRAKDNDDLKSFGVKKDRFDTIKEGAFIFKTILEELKINEVVTSGVGVREGVYLTDLLRNSNHKFPENFNVSVRSLLDRFQIDEKQSAYLGNNAKKIFDALKPLHNLDNKYRGLLVIASKLHSIGSTLNFYKSNDNAFDFILNGLNYDFLHTSRVVVAYTIKFSKKSLPTKSDILDYEELLPSLRVMQWMSFMISLNFAVNQDFSRPKVEYFLDDETLEISLPNRSFLIESNIDKLETPEDLTIKIL encoded by the coding sequence ATGTCTAAAGTAACAACAATCATTGACATTGGGTCAAACTCAATGAGAATGGTTGTCTTGCAAAAAAGTAGTCGATTTGCTTTTAATCTTATCAATGAGACTAAAAGTAGGGTGAAAATATCTGAAGGTTGTTATGAAAACAATGGTAATCTTCAAGAAATTCCTATGCAAAGAGCCTATGAATCTTTAAAATCTTTTTTAAATATATCAAATGCACTAAAATCAAGAAAAATTATATGTGTTGCTACATCAGCTCTTAGAGATGCTCCAAATTCAAATGTTTTTATATCAAAAGTCAAAAAAGATTTAGGCTTAAATATAAAAGTAATAGATGGTGAAAAAGAGGCATACTATGGTGGAGTTGCAGCTTCAAATTTACTTCATGATGATACTTTTGTAACAGTTGATATTGGAGGTGGTTCTACTGAATTTTCTTTTGTAAAAAATGGAAAAATAGAAAAATCTATCTCTTTAAATATAGGAACTGTTAGAATAAAAGAGCTATATTTTAATAAAAATAACACTGAAGGTGCTAAAAATTATATTTTAGATAATTTAAAAAAGATTTTTGAATTAGATATAGAAATACCAAAAAAAGTTGTTGGTATTGGTGGAAGTATTAGAGCTTTATCAAAAATAGTAATGGCAAAAAAAGAGTATCCTTTGGATATTTTACATGGATTTACTTATGATGCAAGGGCTGAGATATCTTTTTTTGATAGAATTTCAAGAGCAAAAGATAATGATGATTTGAAATCTTTTGGAGTGAAAAAAGATAGATTTGATACTATAAAAGAGGGTGCATTTATCTTTAAAACGATTCTTGAAGAACTTAAAATAAATGAAGTTGTAACTTCAGGAGTTGGAGTTAGAGAAGGAGTTTATTTAACAGATTTATTAAGAAATTCAAATCATAAATTTCCTGAGAATTTTAATGTAAGTGTTAGAAGCTTACTTGATAGATTTCAAATAGATGAAAAACAAAGTGCATATCTTGGTAATAATGCAAAAAAAATATTTGATGCCTTAAAACCTTTACATAATTTAGATAATAAATATAGAGGTTTATTAGTAATTGCTTCAAAACTTCATTCTATTGGTTCAACTTTGAATTTTTATAAATCAAATGATAATGCTTTTGATTTCATATTAAATGGTTTAAATTATGATTTTTTACATACTTCAAGGGTTGTTGTTGCTTACACTATTAAATTTTCAAAAAAATCTCTTCCAACAAAAAGTGATATTTTAGATTATGAAGAACTTCTTCCAAGTTTGAGAGTTATGCAATGGATGAGTTTTATGATATCTTTGAATTTTGCAGTAAATCAAGACTTTTCAAGACCAAAAGTTGAATATTTTTTAGATGATGAAACTTTAGAAATTAGCTTACCAAATAGATCTTTTTTGATTGAATCAAACATAGATAAATTAGAAACACCAGAAGATTTAACTATAAAGATTTTATAA
- a CDS encoding inositol monophosphatase family protein encodes MKNVTASYEKAFIEAVILANKELFDYINNNLSLNDFEYTNITGFGGDNSLKIDLIAENIFIKHLEKFGNIYSEECGFKNQNKDFTIIIDPLDGSNNFYSKLPYYGTSIALKKDEEVVAGFVTNLAVGTIIYRAFEDEVKYFSLLQMKEFNSFFIEKSKIAVFERAYEYPHICKKLNENKIKFRCLGAVALSLSDAINYSFVLYAGKIREFDVEAALYICKNLHIYRTQNFLLISKSEENYKLIKEIINQF; translated from the coding sequence ATGAAAAATGTTACAGCCTCATATGAAAAAGCTTTTATAGAGGCTGTAATTCTTGCAAATAAAGAACTTTTTGACTATATAAATAATAATCTATCTTTAAATGATTTTGAATACACAAATATTACTGGTTTTGGTGGTGATAATTCTTTAAAGATAGATTTAATTGCTGAAAATATATTTATAAAACATCTAGAAAAATTTGGAAATATCTACTCTGAAGAGTGTGGTTTTAAAAATCAAAATAAAGATTTTACAATTATAATTGACCCACTTGATGGAAGTAATAATTTTTATTCAAAATTACCTTATTATGGAACTTCTATTGCATTAAAAAAAGATGAAGAAGTAGTTGCTGGTTTTGTTACTAATTTAGCTGTTGGAACTATTATATATAGGGCATTTGAAGATGAAGTTAAATATTTTTCGTTATTACAAATGAAAGAATTTAACTCATTTTTCATAGAAAAAAGTAAAATAGCAGTTTTTGAAAGAGCTTATGAATATCCACATATTTGTAAAAAATTAAATGAAAATAAAATAAAATTTAGATGTTTAGGTGCAGTTGCTTTATCTTTAAGTGATGCTATAAATTACAGTTTTGTTTTATATGCTGGAAAAATAAGAGAGTTTGATGTGGAAGCTGCTTTATATATATGTAAAAATTTACATATTTATAGAACACAAAATTTTTTGCTTATATCAAAAAGTGAAGAAAATTATAAGCTAATTAAAGAGATTATTAATCAATTTTAG
- a CDS encoding glutamate synthase subunit beta has protein sequence MLNFTKFERINPEKRDVLQRLKDFDEVYQVFTKQRATEQADRCMQCGDPYCHTGCPLGNYIPAWLKQTAIKNPDLAFALSNETSPFPEILGRICPQDVLCEGACSLNTGHGAISIGAIETHISEDAFEKGMKPKFAQKKNDKRVAIVGSGPSGISAATFLLRKGFEVEMFERADRAGGLLMYGIPGFKLDKTTVDRRINWLLEAGMKLHLNCEIGRDKSISDLEKEFDAIYLGIGATASNKVKIDGEDASNVYFAIDFLTGIQKRNLGNKNVEYIDVKDKKVVVIGGGDTAMDCVRTSVREGALSVKCLYRRDEKNMPGSKKEVVNAKEEGVEFVFNVSPKSIKVENNQAVAVELLETSMSEPDSSGRQKVVINEGSEYFEDADVVILALGFSPEVPAFLKELNVETNSWGGVVIDSSYKTSNKKVYAGGDCQRGAHLAVTAAVDGREAAKAIIKDLL, from the coding sequence ATGTTAAATTTTACAAAATTCGAAAGAATTAATCCTGAAAAAAGAGATGTACTTCAAAGATTAAAAGATTTTGATGAAGTATATCAAGTATTTACAAAGCAAAGAGCAACAGAACAAGCTGATAGATGTATGCAATGTGGAGATCCGTATTGTCATACAGGATGTCCTTTAGGAAATTATATTCCAGCATGGCTAAAACAAACAGCTATTAAAAATCCTGATTTAGCATTTGCTTTATCAAATGAAACATCTCCTTTCCCTGAAATCTTAGGAAGAATTTGTCCTCAAGATGTACTTTGTGAAGGTGCATGTTCTTTAAATACGGGTCATGGTGCTATTTCTATTGGAGCTATTGAAACACATATTTCAGAAGATGCTTTTGAAAAAGGTATGAAACCTAAATTTGCTCAAAAGAAAAATGATAAGAGAGTAGCTATAGTTGGTTCAGGACCTTCAGGAATTTCAGCAGCAACTTTTTTACTAAGAAAGGGTTTTGAAGTTGAAATGTTTGAAAGAGCAGATAGAGCAGGTGGTCTTTTAATGTATGGAATACCTGGATTTAAGCTTGATAAAACAACAGTTGATAGAAGAATAAACTGGTTATTAGAAGCTGGAATGAAACTTCATTTAAATTGTGAAATTGGTCGTGATAAATCAATATCTGATTTAGAAAAAGAGTTTGATGCAATTTATTTAGGAATTGGTGCAACTGCTAGTAACAAAGTAAAAATAGATGGTGAAGATGCTTCAAATGTCTATTTTGCAATTGATTTTTTAACAGGAATTCAAAAAAGAAATCTTGGTAATAAAAATGTTGAGTATATTGATGTTAAAGATAAAAAAGTAGTTGTAATTGGTGGTGGAGATACTGCTATGGACTGCGTTAGAACTTCTGTAAGAGAAGGTGCTTTAAGTGTTAAATGTCTTTATAGAAGAGATGAAAAAAATATGCCAGGAAGTAAAAAAGAGGTTGTTAATGCAAAAGAAGAGGGTGTTGAGTTTGTATTTAATGTAAGTCCAAAATCTATAAAAGTTGAAAATAATCAAGCTGTTGCAGTTGAATTACTTGAAACTTCTATGAGTGAACCTGATTCTTCTGGAAGACAAAAAGTTGTAATAAATGAAGGAAGTGAATATTTTGAAGATGCTGATGTTGTAATTTTAGCACTTGGTTTCTCTCCTGAAGTTCCAGCATTTTTAAAAGAATTAAATGTTGAAACAAATTCATGGGGTGGAGTTGTGATTGACTCTTCTTATAAAACTTCAAATAAAAAAGTATACGCAGGTGGAGATTGCCAAAGAGGAGCGCACTTAGCTGTTACAGCTGCTGTTGATGGAAGAGAAGCAGCAAAAGCAATAATAAAAGATTTATTATAA
- the waaC gene encoding lipopolysaccharide heptosyltransferase I, which produces MKKIAIIKLSAMGDIIHAMVALQYIKKYFPSLQIDWFVESAFSGVLENNPHINQIIKLNLKGIKKDKKEIFNQFKLVKQHSKNSYDLVIDAQGLIKSSLVARFLGKNRAGFSKDSTREKLASFFYTKKIDIAYDKNAIERNAKVLSSSLGFEITKNDILNKEPFLFFKNEDKVIYDYFDVNKKNVLFVIGASWPSKIYSKEKFAKIIDNLDENCLLTWGNEEEKQNALFIEKISKAKVLPKLDLNSLKAVVSKVDLVIGNDTGPTHMAWALNVASITIFGNTPGYRNTYQTSINKIVESKSLVNPFKLDKNDFSINEIDEKEIVKIAKELLYEKKN; this is translated from the coding sequence ATGAAAAAAATAGCTATCATAAAGCTATCTGCAATGGGTGATATAATCCATGCGATGGTAGCTTTACAATATATAAAAAAATATTTTCCATCTTTACAAATAGATTGGTTTGTTGAGAGCGCTTTTAGTGGTGTTTTAGAAAATAATCCACATATAAATCAGATAATAAAACTAAATCTAAAAGGTATAAAAAAAGATAAAAAAGAGATTTTTAATCAGTTTAAACTTGTAAAGCAGCATTCAAAAAACTCTTATGATTTAGTAATTGATGCACAAGGATTGATAAAATCATCATTGGTTGCTAGATTTTTAGGAAAAAATAGAGCAGGTTTTAGTAAAGATTCTACAAGGGAGAAATTAGCTTCTTTTTTTTATACAAAAAAAATAGATATAGCCTATGATAAAAATGCAATAGAAAGAAATGCTAAGGTTTTATCTTCAAGTTTGGGTTTTGAAATTACAAAAAATGATATTTTAAATAAAGAGCCATTTTTATTTTTTAAAAATGAAGATAAGGTTATTTATGATTACTTTGACGTAAATAAAAAAAATGTTTTATTTGTAATTGGAGCTAGTTGGCCAAGTAAGATTTACTCTAAAGAAAAATTCGCTAAAATAATAGATAATTTAGATGAAAATTGTTTACTTACTTGGGGAAATGAAGAAGAAAAACAAAATGCTTTATTTATAGAAAAAATTTCAAAAGCTAAAGTTTTACCAAAATTGGATTTAAATAGTTTAAAAGCTGTTGTTTCAAAGGTTGATTTAGTAATAGGAAATGACACGGGTCCAACTCATATGGCTTGGGCTTTAAATGTGGCTTCTATTACTATTTTTGGAAATACTCCAGGATATAGAAACACTTATCAAACTTCAATAAATAAAATAGTTGAATCTAAAAGTTTAGTAAATCCATTTAAATTGGATAAAAATGATTTTTCTATAAATGAAATAGATGAAAAAGAGATAGTAAAAATTGCAAAGGAACTTTTATATGAAAAGAAAAATTAA
- a CDS encoding glycosyltransferase family 9 protein — translation MQEIKKILIIRCGALGDLVYSTSVLDALRLEYGEDIKIDFVSTPSSSKLFEYDKRVNKIFFLKHKKIPIFFSSQKKAIINESKKEPYDILINFEMGKQFKGLVENIVAKKKVGWFSENINITKTHMVEICKEFYASIVSKENLENSFPRLIGEDFEEIQEKLSLPNEYIIISPSNSHNKKKGINYRAWTHENWKKFLTLVPKEIKILVIGAKGEEHFFEPLKPYDSNVIDLVGKISIPQMVSIIEKAKALIVTDTGTAHIASAVNTPVFCLIGPTPAVQTGPYKTPFNEVTIISADLECSPCYKTEVMKACKDNICMKNISAEFVLEKVLNKIMLK, via the coding sequence ATGCAAGAGATTAAAAAAATATTGATTATTAGATGTGGAGCATTGGGAGATTTGGTTTATTCAACAAGTGTACTTGATGCTTTGAGATTAGAGTATGGGGAAGATATAAAAATAGACTTTGTTTCAACTCCTAGTAGCTCTAAATTATTTGAATATGATAAAAGAGTTAATAAAATATTTTTTTTAAAACACAAAAAAATACCTATTTTTTTTAGTTCTCAAAAAAAAGCTATTATAAATGAATCAAAAAAAGAACCCTATGATATTTTGATAAATTTTGAAATGGGTAAACAGTTCAAAGGTTTAGTTGAAAATATTGTTGCAAAGAAAAAAGTTGGTTGGTTTAGTGAAAATATAAATATCACAAAAACTCATATGGTTGAAATTTGTAAAGAGTTTTATGCAAGTATTGTTTCAAAAGAGAATCTAGAGAACTCTTTTCCAAGATTAATAGGAGAAGATTTTGAAGAAATACAAGAAAAATTATCTTTACCAAATGAATATATAATAATAAGCCCAAGTAATTCTCATAATAAGAAAAAGGGTATAAATTATAGAGCTTGGACTCATGAAAATTGGAAAAAGTTTTTGACTTTAGTACCAAAAGAGATAAAAATTTTAGTTATTGGAGCAAAGGGTGAAGAACATTTTTTTGAGCCATTAAAACCATATGATTCAAATGTAATAGATTTAGTAGGGAAAATATCAATTCCTCAAATGGTTAGTATTATTGAAAAAGCAAAGGCTTTAATTGTAACAGATACGGGAACAGCACATATTGCATCTGCAGTGAATACGCCTGTATTTTGCCTAATTGGTCCAACACCAGCTGTTCAAACAGGACCATATAAAACACCTTTTAATGAAGTAACTATTATAAGTGCAGACTTAGAGTGCAGTCCTTGTTATAAAACAGAAGTTATGAAAGCTTGTAAAGATAATATTTGTATGAAAAACATAAGTGCTGAATTTGTTTTAGAAAAAGTATTAAATAAAATTATGTTAAAATAA